The following proteins are co-located in the Primulina tabacum isolate GXHZ01 chromosome 11, ASM2559414v2, whole genome shotgun sequence genome:
- the LOC142518545 gene encoding protein GAMETE EXPRESSED 2, giving the protein MASKILLLTPIISLISSILFHSSKSDNSPMPLFAFSWLNNSGMFVAGDTATIRVIVLGIYESGKYEFPFNPNITVNDKIGNSSYISGVTLDFGGEIKDWEISFTPIMVGSFNVLITDHHFRVLDSSLHFGVTPGRMYPASGILSWQDGVDEFIAGTMAEMLILPKDAFGNNVSSSSEGPILFNFTLFALTTSGLPADVLNVTNKGWNTQGYLSIEFIAATAGSLLLHVEVEKQALEGSPLAFTVNPGILDINSCVAKWNVETNLFQLFSKMEAFIHQYDQYANLVSGLYEFDIEVIEKGTNLSMPIADLRFKEIEPGIQSFSFSLEEPGNFTLVISDKEHSTLIFNMLYDFIVYIGYCDGMNSIVNGSGLNGSIAGDIAKFSVFLKDAYLYPSPVEVESLLVRIVHELDSQILHPIILTREIANGSMSSGRPNHGDFDLMQVANAAVNNFSGNQSPKASVFDVIYRPEKSGIYEISVFCGNIQLNGGHQFRKEVSAGLVNMSLAEVVKCSTKVPKLVNNEIVVQLKDSYYNPVLSEQARLKLEIVSIDKSTVMTWNFSDNIDGTYTASYQAKEVGTYEICAWYDEEHLMPCPFGVNVYNSEYFPKVYNDTVSVWEDESVAFNILENDYFAGGHASIFEYTKPDHGSLLQYGHLFRYTPYKRFHGNDSFLYTIADVNGNLASGAVNLFVLCMPPQLVSIPMNLQATEDAVSPTFGGFPGFEIIYSDMSENITVTLSAQNGIVLLSPMLMQFQPKFYEFSIQRDIGNANGLILIGCLDAINFALQSIKYFGKENFYGADAIRISSKNRNGENTIDVPLYVQPINDPPVINVPSYLILEEKSDGVLIFGGQSVKLDFVTDPDIVNFPGNRSHFLLLSSVEVSSGFLSTSLPAKLIGSTEIKMKSSHQWQPLQTFVTISKHFLVKAKAIRFRGSIEELNSIMEQLMFHEGKHGAVLTVTVNDLGNHGCYPNCNAMMTSSLFVQSNVNLIRKRPMSSFAAHTFGAIIVVESVSVLCLGLMLLFFICKCAVILLKEKKRQKDKHIDLSKIQDSPEQALAFDLTENERVFMKASAQSLGDHHEETQSLNLEPSTSTKE; this is encoded by the exons ATGGCTTCCAAAATTCTTCTGCTCACTCCGATTATATCGTTAATCTCCTCCATTCTCTTTCATTCCTCGAAATCAG ATAATTCACCAATGCCCCTTTTCGCTTTCAGTTGGCTGAACAATAGCGGCATGTTCGTGGCGGGTGACACTGCAACGATAAGAGTGATAGTTCTTGGAATATATGAGAGTGGAAAGTACGAGTTTCCGTTCAATCCGAATATCACAGTGAATGATAAGATTGGTAACAGCAGTTACATTTCTGGCGTTACTCTGGATTTTGGTGGTGAAATCAAGGATTGGGAGATTTCTTTTACTCCTATTATGGTGGGTTCATTCAATGTATTGATCACTGATCATCATTTTCGGGTGTTGGATTCTTCTTTGCACTTCGGAGTTACTCCAG GTAGAATGTATCCAGCCTCCGGAATTTTGTCTTGGCAGGATGGAGTCGACGAGTTTATAGCCGGAACTATGGCTGAAATGTTGATCCTCCCAAAAGATGCATTTGGAAATAATGTATCTTCATCTAGTGAAGGGCCTATCCTTTTCAACTTCACTTTGTTCGCATTGACCACTTCAGGACTCCCGGCAGATGTGCTTAATGTAACCAACAAAGGGTGGAATACTCAAGGTTATCTTAGCATCGAGTTTATTGCAGCCACTGCTGGAAGCCTCCTACTTCATGTAGAAGTCGAAAAACAGGCTTTGGAGGGTTCTCCATTGGCATTCACTGTCAATCCAG GAATACTGGATATCAACAGCTGTGTGGCTAAATGGAATGTTGAAAcaaatttatttcaattattttcaaAGATGGAAGCTTTCATACACCAATATGATCAATATGCAAACTTGGTATCAGGATTATATGAATTTGATATTGAAGTTATCGAGAAGGGAACGAATTTGTCTATGCCCATTGCTGATTTGCGCTTCAAAGAAATTGAGCCCGGCattcaatcgttctccttcagctTAGAGGAGCCAGGAAACTTCACACTCGTGATATCTGACAAGGAGCACAGTACACTCATCTTCAATATGCTTTATGACTTCATTGTGTATATAG GCTATTGTGATGGGATGAACAGCATAGTCAATGGATCGGGTTTAAATGGTTCTATTGCTGGTGATATAGCAAAGTTCTCTGTTTTCTTGAAGGATGCTTATTTATATCCTTCTCCTGTTGAAGTGGAAAGCCTTCTAGTCCGAATTGTGCATGAACTTGATTCCCAGATTTTACATCCAATCATTCTAACAAGGGAGATTGCCAATG GAAGCATGTCCTCTGGTAGACCCAATCACGGTGATTTTGAtcttatgcaggttgcaaatgCAGCAGTGAACAAT TTTTCTGGAAACCAAAGTCCCAAGGCTAGTGTTTTTGATGTTATTTACAGACCCGAAAAAAGCGGTATCTACGAAATCAGTGTATTTTGTGGAAATATTCAATTAAATGGTGGGCATCAATTTAGAAAGGAAGTAAGTGCAG GACTGGTTAACATGTCCCTTGCAGAAGTAGTAAAATGCTCAACAAAAGTACCTAAACTGGTTAATAACGAAATAGTTGTACAACTCAAGGATTCATACTACAATCCTGTACTATCAGAACAGGCAAGGTTGAAATTAGAGATTGTTTCAATCGACAAATCTACCGTTATGACATGGAACTTTTCGGATAATATTGATGGAACTTATACCGCTAGTTACCAGGCAAAAGAAGTTGGCACATATGAGATTTGTGCTTGGTATGATGAAGAGCATCTCATGCCTTGCCCTTTTGGGGTGAATGTTTACAACA GTGAATATTTCCCTAAAGTTTATAATGATACCGTTTCTGTGTGGGAAGACGAATCGGTTGCTTTCAACATCcttgaaaatgattattttgctGGTGGTCATGCAAGCATTTTCGAGTACACAAAG CCAGATCATGGTTCGCTTCTGCAGTACGGGCACCTCTTTAGATACACACCATATAAACGATTTCATGGGAACGACTCTTTCTTGTACACGATAGCCGATGTTAATGGGAATCTTGCTTCTGGAGCTGTGAATTTATTTGTTCTCTGCATGCCACCTCAGTTGGTTTCTATTCCAATGAACTTGCAAGCTACAGAAGATGCCGTTAGTCCCACATTTGG TGGTTTCCCTGGATTTGAGATCATTTACTCCGACATGTCCGAAAACATAACGGTTACTCTCAGTGCACAGAATGGGATTGTGTTGCTATCTCCTATGCTAATGCAGTTTCAACCAAAATTCTATGAATTTTCTATCCAAAGAGACATTGGAAATGCTAATGGGCTTATTTTGATAGGCTGTCTTGATGCAATCAATTTCGCTCTTCAGTCCATCAAATACTTTGG CAAAGAAAACTTTTATGGCGCCGATGCTATCCGAATTTCTTCCAAAAACAGGAATGGGGAGAACACTATAGACGTTCCCCTCTATGTACAGCCTATCAACGATCCACCTGTCATAAATGTACCATCATATCTTATCTTGGAGGAAAAGAGTGATGGAGTACTAATCTTTGGTGGACAAAGTGTCAAGTTGGACTTTGTTACTGATCCAGATATTGTGAATTTTCCGG GCAACAGGTCTCATTTTCTGCTCCTGTCTTCTGTAGAAGTCAGTTCTGGATTCCTGTCAACGAGCCTTCCTGCCAAACTAATCGGTTCAAcagaaataaaaatgaaatctaGTCATCAATGGCAGCCACTGCAAACATTTGTTACCATATCGAAGCATTTCCTGGTAAAGGCAAAAGCTATCAGATTTCGTGGTTCAATCGAAGAACTTAACAGCATAATGGAACAACTAATGTTTCAT GAAGGCAAGCACGGTGCTGTCTTGACGGTGACAGTAAATGATCTAGGAAATCATGGATGCTACCCGAATTGCAATGCAATGATGACGTCGTCTCTTTTTGTACAGTCTAACGTGAATCTGATCAGGAAAAGGCCCATGAGTTCTTTTGCAGCACATA CTTTTGGAGCTATTATCGTGGTCGAATCCGTTTCAGTGCTTTGTTTGGGGTTGATGCTTCTGTTTTTCATATGCAAATGCGCTGTTattcttctcaaagaaaagaaGAGACAGAAGGATAAGCATATCGATCTCTCCAAAATTCAAGATTCACCCGAACAAGCT TTGGCCTTTGACTTAACTGAGAATGAGAGAGTATTTATGAAGGCTTCTGCTCAGTCTCTCGGTGATCATCACGAAGAAACCCAGTCTTTGAATCTTGAGCCTTCTACTTCTACCAAggaatga
- the LOC142518794 gene encoding putative 3-ketoacyl-CoA synthase 21 has protein sequence MAVSSQNTYLCDLAINNNHIWAWVCFILVVALLYHIFGKRNAIYLLDYTCYKPSYSCRTPMSFYAEYIELDDQFDDDSVAFQIKVLEKSGFSDETSIAPSLFRVPITKSLSFNKDEAETVIFSLVKELLDKSSIRPKAIDILIINSCTFSATPSLTAMVVNKFKMRSNIMSFNLSGMGCSAGIISVGLARDLLRVHRNSLALILSTEFMSMNWYTGTNRSMLLSNCLFRMGGAAILMSSRCQDRKKAKYTLQHVVRTNISRDDKSYTCIYQEEDHANKTGVSISKDILGVAGEAMKANMAILGPKVLPFSQQFRYVMFLFLQKMKILDKGRFYIPDFRQAFEHFCIHTGGKAVILAIEKRLKLKTEDVEASKMTLYRFGNTSSSSIWYELSYMEAKGRIRKGERVWQLAFGSGFKCNSAVWKCVGSNIEIDETNAWSDRIHMYPVDVPDSRKIL, from the coding sequence ATGGCAGTATCTTCACAAAACACCTATCTTTGTGATCTTGCAATTAACAATAATCATATATGGGCATGGGTGTGCTTTATCTTGGTTGTGGCCTTATTATATCACATATTCGGGAAGAGAAACGCGATATATTTGCTGGATTACACTTGCTACAAGCCCTCCTACTCTTGTCGTACACCGATGTCATTTTATGCCGAGTATATCGAGCTGGACGACCAGTTCGATGATGATAGTGTGGCATTCCAGATCAAGGTTCTTGAAAAATCAGGCTTCAGCGACGAAACGTCGATCGCCCCATCCTTGTTCCGAGTTCCCATCACAAAGTCCCTTTCATTCAACAAAGATGAGGCGGAAACGGTCATTTTTTCTCTTGTCAAGGAACTTTTGGACAAAAGCAGCATACGCCCGAAAGCAATAGACATTTTGATCATAAATTCTTGTACGTTTTCTGCCACACCATCACTTACAGCAATGGTCGTAAACAAGTTCAAAATGAGAAGCAATATCATGAGCTTCAACCTTTCTGGAATGGGATGCAGTGCTGGAATCATATCTGTAGGTCTAGCTAGAGATCTTTTAAGGGTTCATAGGAACTCGCTGGCCCTTATTCTGagcaccgagttcatgagcatGAACTGGTACACTGGTACGAACCGTTCGATGCTGCTTTCCAATTGCTTGTTCAGAATGGGGGGTGCCGCTATATTAATGTCCAGCAGATGTCAAGACAGAAAGAAAGCGAAATATACGTTACAACACGTAGTTCGAACGAATATATCTAGAGACGATAAATCTTATACATGTATCTACCAAGAAGAAGACCATGCGAATAAAACTGGAGTATCTATTTCAAAGGACATATTAGGCGTGGCAGGAGAGGCAATGAAGGCAAACATGGCCATATTGGGACCTAAGGTGTTGCCATTTTCGCAACAATTTCGGTATGTCATGTTTCTATTTCTGCAAAAGATGAAGATTTTGGACAAGGGTCGATTTTATATACCGGATTTCAGACAAGCTTTTGAACATTTCTGCATACATACTGGTGGGAAAGCTGTGATTCTGGCGATTGAGAAGAGACTGAAGCTGAAGACGGAAGACGTCGAGGCTTCGAAGATGACTCTGTACAGATTTGGTAACACTTCTTCTTCGTCAATTTGGTATGAACTAAGCTATATGGAAGCTAAAGGGAGGATAAGAAAAGGGGAGAGGGTGTGGCAGCTTGCATTTGGGAGCGGATTCAAGTGTAACAGTGCGGTGTGGAAATGTGTTGGCAGTAATATTGAGATAGACGAAACCAATGCATGGAGTGACAGAATCCATATGTATCCGGTGGATGTGCCCGATTCCAGGAAAATACTTTGA